The Takifugu rubripes chromosome 7, fTakRub1.2, whole genome shotgun sequence genome has a segment encoding these proteins:
- the abhd5a gene encoding 1-acylglycerol-3-phosphate O-acyltransferase ABHD5, whose amino-acid sequence MDEQVITANEGVLERVLSVSGVHSLVHNMWGYVDTTIRWCWIPSWLPSWCPTSQNHLQAAEDMMLRCVESPFLKQYVSISNNNRLWTLNFNRESITGKTPMVLLHGFGGGVGLWAQNLDALSQDRPVYALDLLGFGQSSRPDFSTDAQEAEQQFVESIEQWREKVGLDSMILLGHNLGGYLAVSYAIKYPRRVKHMVLVEPWGFLERPDTAEEDRPIPVWIKALGAMFTPFNPLAGLRLLGPLGPALVQILRPDFKKKFSSMFVDNTVPEYIYHMNAQSPSGETAFRNMTVPYGWAKRPMSQRMDQLQPHIPITAVYGSRSSVDSNSGAAIRELTPERPVDIITIRGAGHYVYADQPDDFNHRVLRACDKVG is encoded by the exons atgGACGAACAAGTTATAACAGCAAACGAAGG GGTTCTTGAGAGGGTGTTGTCTGTTTCCGGTGTTCACAGTTTGGTTCATAATATGTGGGGCTACGTGGACACCACTATAAG GTGGTGCTGGATTCCCAGCTGGCTCCCATCGTGGTGTCCCACCTCACAGAATCATCTACAGGCTGCAGAGGACATGATGCTGCGAT GTGTTGAGAGCCCCTTTTTAAAACAGTATGTCTCCATCTCCAATAACAACCGACTGTGGACCCTGAACTTCAACAGAGAGAGCATCACCGGCAAAACTCCCATGGTTCTGCTCCATGGGTTTGGAGGCGGCGTGGGCCTGTGGGCTCAGAACCTAGACGCTTTGTCTCAGGACCGTCCTGTGTACGccctggacctgctgggcttCGGACAGAGCAGCAGGCCCGACTTCTCCACTGACGcgcaggaggcagagcagcagttTGTGGAGTCCATAGAGCAGTGGAGGGAAAAAGTGGGCCTTGACTCCATGATACTTCTGGGTCACAATCTGGGAGGATACCTGGCTGTGTCGTACGCCATTAAATATCCAAGAAG AGTGAAGCACATGGTGTTGGTGGAGCCTTGGGGGTTTCTCGAGCGCCCAGACACAGCGGAGGAAGACCGACCCATCCCAGTCTGGATCAAAGCTCTTGGAGCCATGTTTACCCCCTTCAACCCCCTGGCTGGTCTGAGACTACTCGGACCTCTGG GTCCAGCTCTGGTCCAGATACTGAGACCCGACTTCAAGAAGAAGTTCTCGTCCATGTTCGTTGACAACACTGTGCCAGAGTACATCTACCACATGAACGCGCAGAGTCCCAG TGGCGAGACGGCCTTTAGGAACATGACCGTTCCCTACGGCTGGGCCAAGAGGCCGATGAGCCAGAGGATGgaccagctgcagcctcacatcCCCATCACCGCCGTCTACGGGTCCCGATCCAGCGTGGACAGCAACTCAGGGGCCGCCATCAGAGAGCTGACACCAGAGCGTCCCGTGGACATCATA ACCATCCGCGGGGCGGGACATTACGTCTACGCTGACCAGCCGGACGACTTCAACCACAGGGTTCTGAGAGCGTGTGACAAAGTGGGCTGA
- the ano10a gene encoding anoctamin-10, whose amino-acid sequence MQQLVDVTGTSFTPLVVVELATNTTEEAIEWLLSRIRDKQEIGGADLLVEQLGLGVGGQEKENPHVFLVGATRQRLLSGAEEVGLFKEYNDGSMRGFTCANKHNFTEFMGDGDGFLSKAECQYIVKHELDTLRAQSETHVPGHSEAKLYPGKSIIRRLQSKGILIQIFPLHEQEDLKRLSFTWYKRVKLSLQPLDAIRQYFGEGQALYFGFLEFFTFALVPMALVGVPYYLFDWEDYDKYVIFAGFNLVWCTVILELWKRYSASLAYCWGTLSRKKAFEEPRPGFHGVLGLNPVTGREEPLYPNAKRQLRIYLVSLPFVLLCLYLSLYVMMIYFQMEGWAISVHVEEPTFWTGILLFIPSIIYAVVIEIMNLIYRYAAEFLTEWENHRLESSYQNHLILKVLVFNFFNCFASLFYIAFVMQDMALLRQSLATLLITSQILNQFMEAFLPYWLQRRRNKKMLRKVQKRRTLDGQELPLAEQVRLEADMSTYLGTFDDYLELFLLFGYVSLFSCVYPLAAVLVVLNNITEVYSDAFKMCHVFKRPFSDPAANIGVWQLAFEAMSVIAVVTNCALIGLSPQVKAYFPDSEIQLILWIVAIEHLLLAFKFLLSFLIPDVPKHIQIRLARLEFESLEALKKKRRLYVGKCLKARSSVKFSEEERKPYRF is encoded by the exons ATGCAGCAGTTGGTGGATGTCACTGGTACCAGTTTCACTcctctggtggtggtggaattggccacaaacaccacagaagaagccaTCGAATGGCTGCTCAGCAGGATAAGAGACAAGCAAGAGATTGGAG GTGCTGATTtgctggtggagcagctgggactgggagTCGGGGGTCAGGAGAAGGAAAACCCTCACGTTTTCCTGGTGGGGGCTACAAGGCAAAGACTTCTCTCTGGTGCTGAGGAGGTGGGACTCTTTAAAGAGTACAATGATGGATCCATGAGAggcttcacctgtgctaacaAACACAACTTCACAGAGTTTATGG GGGACGGAGACGGCTTCCTCAGTAAGGCAGAGTGTCAGTACATCGTCAAACATGAGCTGGACACGCTGAGAGCTCAGAGCGAGACTCATGTACCGGGACACAGCGAGGCCAAGCTCTACCCTGGGAAATCCATCA TTCGTCGACTTCAGTCCAAGGGGATCCTGATCCAGATCTTTCCTCTCCATGAGCAGGAAGATCTCAAGAGACTCTCTTTTACCTGGTACAAACGGGTGAAGCtgtccctgcagcctctgg ATGCCATCAGGCAGTACTTTGGTGAGGGTCAGGCCCTCTACTTTGGCTTCCTGGAGTTCTTCACCTTTGCTTTAGTACCCATGGCCCTCGTCGGAGTGCCTTACTACCTGTTTGACTGGGAGGACTACGACAAATATGTCATCTTTGCTGGGTTTAACCTGGTGTGGTGCACAGTTATCCTGGAG TTGTGGAAGCGCTACAGTGCCTCATTAGCTTATTGCTGGGGCACATTGAGCAGGAAGAAGGCCTTCGAAGAGCCCCGTCCCGGTTTCCACGGTGTCCTGGGGTTGAACCCGGTGACTGGCCGCGAGGAGCCCCTCTACCCCAACGCTAAGAGGCAGCTGCGCATCTACTTGGTGTCCCTGCCCTTTGTCCTGCTGTGCCTCTACCTGTCTCTCTACGTCATGATGATCTACTTCCAGATGGAGGGTTGGGCGATCTCAGTCCACGTGGAGGAGCCCACATTCTGGACCGGAATCCTCTTGTTTATCCCCAGTATTATTTACGCCGTGGTCATAGAGATCATGAACCTCATCTACAGATATGCTGCAGAGTTCCTGACTGAGTGGG AAAATCACAGGCTGGAGTCCTCCTATCAGAATCACCTGATCCTGAAAGTATTGGTG TTTAACTTCTTCAACTGTTTTGCCTCGCTGTTCTACATTGCCTTTGTCATGCAGGACATGGCGCTGCTGAGACAG AGTCTGGCCACTCTGCTGATCACCAGTCAGATCCTGAACCAGTTCATGGAGGCCTTCCTGCCTTActggctgcagaggagacgCAACAAGAAGATGCTCCGCAAGGTgcagaagagaagaactctgGACGGCCAAGAGCTTCCCCTGGCTGAACAGGTCCGACTGGAGGCCGACATGAGCACATATTTG GGAACGTTTGATGATTACCTGGAGCTGTTCTTGCTGTTTGGTTACGTCAGTCTCTTCTCATGCGTCTACCCTCTGGCTGCCGTTCTGGTGGTCTTGAACAACATCACTGAAGTTTACTCGGATGCCTTCAAGATGTGTCACGTGTTCAAGCGTCCCTTCTCTGACCCAGCAGCAAACATAGGGGTGTGGCAG CTTGCTTTTGAAGCCATGAGTGTGATCGCTGTCGTCACCaactgcgctctgattggcctGTCACCACAAGTGAAGGCCTACTTTCCTGACTCGGAGATACAGCTTATTTTGTGGATAGTGGCGATTGAG CATCTGCTGCTGGCCTTCAAGTTCCTCCTGAGCTTCCTCATCCCAGACgttcccaaacacatccagaTCCGACTGGCCCGCCTGGAGTTCGAATCCCTGGAGGCTCTGAAGAAGAAG AGACGGCTCTATGTGGG